GCTACGCCGTCCATGTTCATATTCTGGACATTCCTCATGATTCCGCACAACGGAAAATTGTGTGATCCGCTGGTCTATTTCCTGAAAAAGAAAGACGGCGCTGCTTGCCGTTTTTCAGCCCGGCAATACAGCAACACCGGCTGCTTGCATCATTGCAGGCAGAAAATCATGGAATAAAGCATTATTACCGGCAACATCATTGCATGCCGCCAATCTTATGCCTGTATCCGCAAGGTATTTTATTTCTCCGCCATTCTCCGGCAAGTTCTCTCTGGAACTCTTTTTCAGAGAATGGGCGGAGTCGGAGAACAATAGTAATGATTAGTTGGCGGGAGGCGGCGTAAAGGTGCGGGCTGACAGGTCTTTGTCCAGAAGCAGCATTCCCTGTCCTTCTCCCTTGATCATGCGCAATTTGCTGATGATGTCCTTGACGGTTTCTTCCTCTTCCACCTGTTCGGTGACAAACCATTGCAGGAAAATATCCGTGGCGAAATCCCGCTCTTCTTTGGCAAGGTGCACCAGTTGGTTGATGCGGCGCGTGACCTCCTGTTCGTGGGACAGCGTTTCTTCAAAAATTTCAAGAATATTGGACCAGTTCGCATCCGGCGCGTCTATGGAAAGCATTGTAACCTGACCTCCGCGGGAAAGAAGGAAATCATAAAATTTCAGCGCATGAGCGGTTTCTTCCTGATATTGAATGCGCATCCAGTGGGAAAAACCCGTCAAACCGGCATCCTGAAGATAGGCGGACATGGCCAGGTAAAGGTTGGCTGAATACATTTCCCATTTGATTTGCTCATTAAGAGCAGCTGCCATTGTTGTACTGATCATATTATAAAATCCTGTTGATTTTTCCCACTTCTACAAAACAAAGTCCGCAGAATCAAG
This region of Akkermansia muciniphila genomic DNA includes:
- a CDS encoding ferritin, producing MISTTMAAALNEQIKWEMYSANLYLAMSAYLQDAGLTGFSHWMRIQYQEETAHALKFYDFLLSRGGQVTMLSIDAPDANWSNILEIFEETLSHEQEVTRRINQLVHLAKEERDFATDIFLQWFVTEQVEEEETVKDIISKLRMIKGEGQGMLLLDKDLSARTFTPPPAN